One Bacillus solimangrovi DNA segment encodes these proteins:
- a CDS encoding acyl-CoA dehydrogenase family protein, whose translation MEYVPYFTEEHEQLRKTIRKFVRKEVTPFIDEWEEAGEFPRSIMKRMGDLGFLSLRYPEEVGGQGWDYFASLIFAEELSKCGAGGFPMAVAVQTDMATPPINEFGTAAQKEKFLKPALKGEKIAAIGISEPNHGSDVASIETHAYRDGDEWVINGSKTYITNGPRADFVTLVVRTSKDPGYKGISLFLVETDRTGFSISKKLDKVGMRSSDTAELIFEDVRVPHENLLGVEGSGFAQIMWELQGERMISAAGAVGMAEFAYEKALEYAKVRKQFNQPLIHNQVISHMLVQMKTEVEVCRELTYATAYRFSNGEVPSKEISIAKISTAQMSHWVADRALQIFGGSGYMMENPVQRIWRDTRLYRIGAGTDEIMKEIISKQMDI comes from the coding sequence ATGGAGTATGTCCCGTATTTTACTGAAGAGCATGAGCAGTTAAGGAAAACAATTCGTAAGTTTGTGCGGAAAGAAGTAACACCTTTTATAGATGAGTGGGAAGAAGCAGGTGAATTTCCACGATCAATTATGAAACGAATGGGAGATTTAGGATTTCTAAGCTTACGTTATCCTGAGGAAGTAGGCGGTCAAGGGTGGGACTATTTTGCAAGCCTTATTTTTGCAGAAGAACTTTCAAAATGCGGAGCAGGTGGTTTCCCAATGGCTGTTGCAGTTCAAACAGATATGGCAACTCCTCCAATTAATGAATTTGGTACAGCAGCTCAGAAAGAGAAATTTTTAAAACCCGCACTTAAAGGTGAAAAAATTGCAGCTATCGGTATTTCTGAGCCAAATCATGGTTCAGATGTTGCGTCAATTGAAACGCATGCGTACAGGGATGGAGATGAGTGGGTTATTAACGGATCGAAGACCTATATTACAAATGGTCCGAGAGCTGATTTCGTGACGCTCGTAGTTCGAACATCAAAAGACCCAGGTTATAAAGGGATTAGTTTGTTTTTAGTAGAGACGGATCGAACTGGATTCTCAATTAGTAAAAAGCTAGATAAAGTAGGTATGCGGTCATCTGACACTGCTGAATTAATTTTTGAAGATGTCCGTGTTCCACATGAAAATTTGTTAGGTGTTGAAGGAAGTGGATTTGCCCAAATTATGTGGGAATTACAAGGGGAGAGAATGATTAGCGCGGCGGGTGCGGTCGGAATGGCGGAATTTGCTTATGAGAAAGCACTCGAATATGCAAAGGTTAGAAAGCAGTTTAATCAGCCACTTATTCATAACCAAGTGATTTCACATATGTTAGTACAAATGAAGACAGAGGTAGAAGTTTGCCGAGAGCTAACGTACGCGACTGCGTATCGATTTTCAAATGGGGAAGTACCAAGCAAAGAAATTTCGATTGCGAAAATTTCAACGGCACAAATGTCTCATTGGGTAGCAGATCGAGCTCTTCAAATCTTTGGTGGAAGCGGATACATGATGGAGAATCCTGTTCAACGCATTTGGAGAGATACTCGATTATATCGAATTGGTGCGGGAACAGATGAAATTATGAAGGAAATCATCTCTAAGCAAATGGATATATAG
- a CDS encoding acyl-CoA dehydrogenase family protein gives MGHWIFSEEHEIFRATIRKLVNKEIRPHINQWERDGKIPRQLFERMAELGYLGIKVPEQYGGLGLDVVTEAVLIEELAKCGAAGVGAAIGAHIGIAMTPILTFGSEEQKRKYITSSIKGESIAALGITEPNAGSDVANLQTNAVKKDDQYILNGSKTFITNGISADYVIVAAKTREAPPHKNISLFIVDTDSEGFSSGGKLNKLGWRSSDTGELFLENVLVPTENLIGQEHKGFYYIMKNFQWERIMLSLSSVALAEITLEAAKKYSKERIQFGKPLSDFQVLRHKMVDMQIDIEKARNMTYRALYLYSQGKDVTTEATIAKAYAGEMVSRVCDQALQIHGGAGYMMEYDVQRYWRDARIQSIGGGTTQIMNEILVKRFGIAD, from the coding sequence ATGGGTCACTGGATATTTTCTGAAGAACATGAGATCTTTCGCGCAACGATTCGAAAACTTGTTAATAAAGAGATAAGACCGCATATCAATCAGTGGGAAAGAGATGGTAAGATTCCTAGACAGCTCTTTGAAAGAATGGCTGAACTCGGTTATTTAGGAATAAAAGTACCCGAGCAATATGGTGGATTAGGATTAGATGTGGTAACCGAAGCAGTATTAATAGAAGAGCTTGCTAAATGTGGAGCAGCAGGGGTTGGAGCTGCGATTGGAGCGCATATTGGAATTGCGATGACACCTATTTTGACTTTCGGGAGTGAAGAACAAAAGAGAAAATATATCACTTCATCTATTAAGGGAGAGTCGATTGCAGCATTAGGTATAACAGAGCCGAATGCGGGTAGCGATGTGGCAAATTTACAAACGAATGCAGTAAAAAAAGATGATCAATATATTTTAAATGGTTCGAAGACTTTTATTACAAATGGTATTTCTGCAGACTATGTAATCGTTGCAGCAAAAACGAGAGAAGCTCCACCACATAAAAACATTAGTTTATTCATTGTAGATACTGATTCGGAAGGTTTTAGTTCAGGTGGAAAATTGAACAAGCTAGGTTGGCGGAGCTCTGATACTGGTGAACTTTTTCTAGAAAATGTGTTAGTACCAACAGAAAATTTAATCGGTCAAGAACATAAAGGTTTTTATTATATCATGAAAAACTTCCAATGGGAGCGAATCATGTTATCGTTGTCATCCGTTGCACTTGCAGAAATAACACTAGAAGCCGCGAAAAAGTATAGTAAAGAACGAATTCAATTTGGTAAACCTTTATCAGATTTTCAAGTGTTGCGTCACAAAATGGTAGATATGCAAATTGATATAGAGAAAGCTAGAAATATGACGTATCGAGCACTTTACTTATACAGTCAAGGGAAGGATGTAACGACAGAAGCAACGATCGCGAAAGCTTATGCAGGAGAGATGGTAAGTCGTGTATGTGATCAAGCGTTACAAATTCATGGTGGTGCAGGTTATATGATGGAATATGATGTTCAACGATATTGGAGGGATGCCCGCATACAATCGATTGGTGGTGGAACGACTCAAATTATGAATGAAATTCTTGTGAAAAGGTTTGGTATAGCTGATTAA
- a CDS encoding AMP-binding protein, with amino-acid sequence MIINEMNRVAIGDIIRRTTARFPEKVAIKDRDIQLTYKQLNDLCNQYANHLLNNGYKKGDCIATIAGNSYEHIIAIYGIAKAGLTWVPINPMISIEEKKYILNEVKASTILDDPLFLNKDSEHLQQHSLFYFDNNSSISQQSFLSAFVNESSNEPRVDIQDRDTAQIMFTSGTTGNPKGVMISHLSVYMSSLTNIIEINLSPQDKPTIMMPIFHCAQHTFLTSFLNIGATNVVINGFDPESLMALIEKERINFMFALPMMYKALLYHPKRAEYNLSSLKTCVYAMAPIDRESLEKAIQEFDADFHLGTGQTEMYPATMIFKSEEQLRRFGSYWGTSSLINDTAIMDDEGNFLTNNQVGEIVHRGPNVMNGYLNNKEATEQTRRSGWHHTGDLGYWDEDGQMVFVDRKKDVIKTGGENVASIKVEQTILNHHKVENVVVVGLPHEKWNEAVTAFIIPKKDAELTKEEIIIFCKRNLGSFQVPKDVLFVDELPMTSTGKIQKHKVRSMHTAHYKQVNKMG; translated from the coding sequence ATGATTATTAATGAGATGAATCGAGTAGCAATTGGTGATATTATAAGGCGAACAACTGCTAGGTTTCCAGAAAAAGTTGCAATAAAGGATCGAGATATTCAGCTAACGTACAAACAATTAAACGATTTATGTAATCAGTATGCGAATCATTTATTAAATAATGGTTATAAGAAAGGTGATTGTATTGCTACAATTGCAGGAAATTCATATGAACATATTATTGCAATCTATGGAATAGCAAAAGCAGGTCTAACGTGGGTGCCAATTAATCCGATGATATCGATTGAAGAAAAAAAGTATATTTTGAATGAAGTGAAAGCATCAACAATACTCGATGATCCTTTGTTTTTAAATAAAGATTCTGAACATTTGCAGCAACATTCATTATTCTATTTTGATAATAATTCCTCTATTTCACAACAATCATTTTTGTCTGCCTTCGTTAATGAATCTTCTAATGAACCAAGAGTTGATATTCAAGATCGTGATACAGCACAAATAATGTTTACAAGTGGCACAACTGGTAACCCAAAAGGGGTCATGATTAGCCACCTAAGTGTCTATATGTCAAGCCTTACTAATATTATTGAAATAAACTTATCTCCTCAAGACAAACCTACTATTATGATGCCGATTTTTCATTGTGCACAGCATACTTTCCTTACATCCTTTTTAAATATTGGGGCTACAAACGTTGTTATTAATGGGTTTGACCCAGAATCGCTTATGGCATTAATTGAAAAAGAGCGTATTAATTTTATGTTTGCTCTCCCAATGATGTACAAAGCTTTATTGTATCATCCTAAACGAGCGGAATATAACCTATCTTCCTTAAAGACATGTGTATATGCTATGGCACCGATTGACCGTGAATCATTAGAGAAAGCAATACAAGAATTCGATGCTGATTTTCATCTTGGTACAGGTCAAACGGAGATGTATCCAGCGACAATGATCTTTAAGTCCGAAGAGCAGTTACGACGGTTTGGTTCTTATTGGGGAACAAGTAGCTTAATTAATGATACGGCAATTATGGATGATGAAGGCAATTTTCTTACTAATAATCAAGTTGGAGAAATTGTGCATCGCGGTCCTAATGTCATGAACGGTTACTTGAACAATAAAGAAGCAACTGAACAAACGAGACGATCAGGGTGGCATCATACTGGTGATCTTGGTTACTGGGACGAAGATGGGCAAATGGTTTTTGTCGACCGTAAAAAAGATGTAATTAAAACTGGTGGAGAAAATGTTGCTTCGATAAAGGTAGAACAGACGATTCTTAATCATCACAAGGTTGAAAACGTTGTTGTCGTAGGGCTTCCACATGAAAAATGGAATGAAGCAGTAACAGCCTTTATTATTCCCAAAAAGGATGCTGAGTTGACTAAAGAAGAGATTATCATTTTCTGTAAACGAAATCTCGGTAGTTTTCAAGTACCAAAGGATGTTCTATTCGTTGATGAATTACCGATGACTTCAACTGGAAAGATTCAAAAGCACAAGGTAAGGAGCATGCACACAGCACATTACAAACAAGTTAACAAGATGGGCTAA
- the menE gene encoding o-succinylbenzoate--CoA ligase translates to MDKGIGSWIVYHSQQRPEKIALKYKDKQFTYQQFNSRVNKLANSLMELGIRHGDRVNVLLFNSNELMETLFACAKIGAIFVPVNYRLSAEEVEYILKDSSCQCFIYDNRLSNVVEVAVKNVTTINHVIQVGDTRTQDYIVYESLIEENSDQEPQFELEEDDVHMMMYTSGTTGKPKGVMLTHGNTQWNAVNAIQYLSLSHRDVSLTVAPLFHIGGMNIFATPILYKGGTVILQDVFQPDEVLREIEKHSVTTLFLVPAMWMALMHSPALNKTDLSSLRINIAGGSPCPLIVIEFFQKLNVPFYEGFGLTETAPFVCLLDEEDVKRKNGSVGKTPMHTQVRIVNQHDEDVSDGEVGELLVKGPNVFKGYWNKPSETKKVLKDGWFYTGDLAMMDDEGFIYIVDRKKDMIISGGENIYPAEIEQVLYKHPNVKDVAVVGLVDGKWGEIPKAYVVLHDSERLITIDEVQKHCEGKLAKYKIPNHLEFLDILPRNATGKILKTKLRNIPVRK, encoded by the coding sequence ATGGATAAAGGAATCGGTTCGTGGATCGTTTATCATAGTCAGCAGCGTCCAGAAAAAATAGCACTTAAATATAAGGATAAACAATTTACTTATCAACAATTCAATTCAAGAGTGAACAAGTTAGCAAATAGCTTAATGGAGTTAGGGATAAGACATGGTGATCGAGTGAATGTCCTACTTTTTAATTCTAATGAGTTAATGGAAACATTATTTGCTTGTGCGAAGATTGGAGCAATATTTGTACCAGTAAATTATCGTTTAAGTGCTGAAGAAGTTGAATATATTTTGAAAGACTCTAGCTGTCAATGCTTCATCTATGATAACCGCTTGAGCAATGTAGTTGAAGTTGCTGTGAAAAATGTGACAACAATCAATCATGTTATTCAAGTCGGTGATACACGAACACAAGATTATATAGTTTATGAAAGTTTAATTGAGGAGAATTCTGATCAAGAGCCTCAATTTGAACTTGAAGAAGATGATGTTCATATGATGATGTACACTTCAGGAACAACAGGCAAGCCGAAAGGTGTCATGTTAACTCATGGTAATACACAATGGAATGCGGTTAATGCCATTCAATATTTATCCCTTAGTCACCGTGATGTGTCATTAACAGTTGCTCCATTATTTCATATCGGTGGAATGAATATTTTTGCAACTCCGATTTTATACAAAGGCGGTACTGTGATTCTTCAGGATGTATTCCAGCCTGATGAAGTGTTAAGGGAGATTGAAAAACATTCAGTGACGACATTATTCCTCGTTCCGGCAATGTGGATGGCACTTATGCATTCGCCAGCTCTTAATAAAACAGATCTATCATCTTTACGCATAAATATAGCGGGTGGTTCCCCGTGTCCGTTAATTGTTATTGAGTTTTTCCAAAAATTAAATGTTCCCTTTTATGAAGGCTTTGGTTTGACTGAAACTGCACCTTTCGTGTGTTTGTTAGATGAGGAAGATGTAAAGAGGAAAAATGGATCGGTTGGTAAAACACCGATGCATACGCAAGTACGTATTGTAAATCAACATGATGAAGATGTAAGTGATGGTGAAGTAGGAGAACTGCTAGTAAAAGGTCCTAACGTATTTAAAGGTTATTGGAACAAACCGTCTGAAACGAAAAAAGTACTTAAAGATGGATGGTTCTATACAGGAGATTTAGCCATGATGGATGATGAAGGTTTTATTTATATTGTAGACCGTAAGAAGGATATGATTATAAGTGGTGGTGAAAACATTTACCCTGCGGAAATTGAACAAGTGTTATATAAACATCCTAATGTAAAGGATGTTGCAGTAGTTGGATTAGTAGATGGAAAATGGGGAGAAATCCCGAAGGCATATGTAGTTTTGCACGATTCTGAACGTCTTATAACAATAGATGAGGTACAAAAACATTGTGAAGGTAAGCTAGCAAAATATAAAATACCTAATCATCTTGAATTTCTAGATATATTACCTCGAAATGCAACAGGGAAAATATTGAAAACGAAACTAAGGAACATACCGGTTAGAAAATAG
- a CDS encoding MaoC/PaaZ C-terminal domain-containing protein has translation MFTKFFNEFQVGDCWASNGRTVTETDLVMFSALSGDWYPLHTDIEYAKSTPFKQRIAHGMLILSISTGLIEMEKGVVAAFYGIERLRFLKPTFINDTVSVKLEVVDLKEKENAGVITAKQSIFNQHGDVVIEGVLKILVNKNK, from the coding sequence TTGTTTACAAAGTTTTTTAATGAATTCCAAGTAGGTGATTGTTGGGCATCGAATGGTAGGACAGTCACTGAAACGGATCTAGTCATGTTTTCCGCATTAAGCGGTGATTGGTATCCGCTTCATACAGATATTGAATACGCAAAGAGTACGCCATTTAAACAACGAATTGCACACGGGATGTTAATTTTATCGATTAGTACCGGACTAATTGAAATGGAAAAAGGGGTTGTTGCAGCCTTTTATGGGATTGAGCGATTACGGTTTTTAAAACCTACTTTCATTAATGATACAGTTTCAGTCAAGTTAGAAGTCGTTGATTTGAAAGAAAAAGAGAATGCAGGTGTGATAACAGCAAAACAATCGATCTTCAATCAACATGGTGATGTTGTGATAGAGGGAGTGTTAAAAATATTAGTAAATAAAAACAAATAA
- a CDS encoding enoyl-CoA hydratase/isomerase family protein, whose amino-acid sequence MDYHFIKLEIKDSCAVLTLNQPEKRNPLSSQVIDELTHAINYIQYDEVIRSVILTGTGTTFCSGGNLNDFPELNAVLGRRYMQKGHELLKKLVNIEKPVIAAVNGYAVGAGCNLALACDFVIASNQATFTQIFSKIGLVPDFGGMYFLPRLVGVQRAKELMFSGRNVTSQEALDIGMILEVVEHNQLMIRAESFANQFAESATVAIGMMKQTLNHSYEMTFDQVLNDEAFAQGISFSSNDFKERFQAMSNKKNSKI is encoded by the coding sequence ATGGATTATCATTTTATTAAACTAGAGATTAAAGATTCATGTGCTGTATTGACTCTTAATCAACCTGAAAAACGAAATCCGTTATCTTCTCAGGTGATTGATGAATTAACGCATGCAATTAATTACATTCAATATGATGAAGTGATTCGATCAGTCATTTTGACAGGGACCGGAACAACTTTTTGCTCAGGAGGCAATTTGAATGATTTCCCTGAATTAAATGCAGTGTTAGGTCGAAGGTATATGCAAAAAGGTCATGAACTGTTAAAAAAATTAGTCAACATAGAAAAGCCAGTAATTGCAGCCGTAAATGGTTATGCTGTTGGGGCAGGCTGTAATTTGGCTTTAGCATGTGACTTTGTAATCGCTTCCAATCAGGCGACTTTTACTCAAATATTTTCTAAAATCGGATTAGTTCCTGATTTTGGAGGTATGTACTTTTTGCCTCGTTTAGTAGGTGTACAAAGGGCGAAAGAGCTGATGTTTTCAGGAAGGAATGTAACATCACAAGAAGCGTTGGACATTGGAATGATATTAGAAGTAGTTGAACATAATCAATTGATGATAAGAGCTGAATCGTTTGCAAACCAGTTTGCTGAAAGTGCAACAGTTGCGATCGGAATGATGAAGCAAACGTTAAATCATAGCTATGAAATGACTTTCGATCAAGTATTAAATGATGAAGCCTTTGCTCAAGGAATTTCATTTAGTTCAAATGATTTTAAGGAACGGTTTCAAGCAATGTCGAACAAGAAAAATAGCAAGATTTAA
- a CDS encoding NAD(P)H-dependent flavin oxidoreductase: MNVKSKLPNHIKENLELPVISAPMFLVSSPELVIESCKAGIVGSFPTLNTRTNELLEQWMSKIIEELEEVKANEPNRKVAPWAVNLIVHPSNDRYKPDLELVKEYQPPIVITSLGHPKDVVEVVHSYGGLVFSDVSNIPHAKKAAETGVDGLILVCSGAGGHAGVINSFAFAGAVREFWDGITILAGCISNGRDVLASEVLGMDMAYVGTRFINASESIARPEYKEMLIESRLDDLIYTDAFSGVKANYLKGSIEKAGLDVSQLKKKEVIDVSSVNASGAKAWKDIWSAGQGVEQIKDVKPIREIVAQFKKEYDEVKQVHSLS; this comes from the coding sequence ATGAATGTAAAGTCAAAGTTACCTAATCACATTAAGGAGAATTTAGAACTACCTGTAATTTCTGCGCCAATGTTTCTAGTTTCAAGTCCAGAGTTAGTCATTGAAAGTTGTAAAGCAGGTATTGTAGGTTCTTTCCCCACGCTAAATACAAGAACAAATGAGCTTTTGGAGCAATGGATGAGTAAGATTATTGAAGAGTTGGAGGAAGTGAAAGCTAATGAGCCGAATCGGAAAGTGGCTCCATGGGCAGTGAATTTAATCGTACATCCATCAAACGATCGGTATAAGCCAGATTTAGAATTAGTGAAAGAGTATCAACCTCCGATTGTTATTACATCACTTGGTCATCCGAAAGATGTAGTTGAAGTTGTTCATAGTTATGGTGGATTGGTATTCTCAGATGTTAGTAACATTCCACACGCGAAGAAGGCAGCTGAAACAGGAGTTGATGGATTAATTCTTGTATGTTCAGGTGCAGGTGGACATGCGGGTGTTATTAATAGCTTTGCATTTGCAGGTGCTGTTCGAGAATTTTGGGATGGCATTACAATTCTTGCAGGTTGTATTTCAAATGGTCGTGATGTATTAGCTTCAGAAGTATTGGGAATGGATATGGCTTATGTAGGGACACGATTTATCAATGCTAGTGAAAGTATTGCAAGACCGGAATATAAGGAAATGTTAATAGAATCTAGGTTAGATGACTTAATTTATACAGATGCATTCTCAGGTGTAAAAGCCAATTACTTAAAAGGTAGTATTGAAAAGGCTGGACTTGATGTTTCACAATTAAAGAAGAAAGAAGTAATTGATGTCTCAAGCGTAAATGCTTCAGGTGCGAAAGCATGGAAAGATATTTGGTCTGCTGGTCAAGGAGTAGAGCAAATTAAAGATGTTAAACCTATTCGTGAAATCGTTGCTCAGTTTAAGAAAGAATATGATGAAGTGAAGCAAGTACATTCTCTGTCATAA